The segment AAAGTAGAGACGGTCTGACATATCGAAGTCTGTACTGACGGTCTCTGGATTGTAGTTGATCATGATAGAGCGCAGACCCGCCTTGCGAATGGTGTGTAGCGCATTGACACCGCACCAGTCGAACTCGACGGAGCTACCGATACGATAAGCTCCCGAGCCTAGCACGATGACCGACTTGCCGTCCTGCTCTGTGGCTATGTCGTGCTCCTCGCCATGATAAGTGAGGTAGAGGTAGTTGCTCTCGGCAGGTACCTCGGCGGCTAGCGTGTCGATCTGCTTGACATAAGGTAGTATGCCGAGGCTCTTGCGGTGCTGGCGTACCTGGTCAGCCTCTTTGTGTAGGGGCTTCTTGTACTCCTTGGTGACGGCACGAGCGATCTGGAAGTCGGTGAAGCCTTGCTCCTTAGCTTGTCGTAGTAGCTCGGCGGGGAGACTCTCGATGGAGTCACAAGTGCCTAGTGTCTCGGAGGTCTCTAGGATGCCTTTGAGGCGATAGAGGAACCAACGGTCGATCTTCGTAAGCTCGTGGATCTGTTCCACGCTGTATCCCTGACGGAACGCTTTGCTGATAACGAAAATGCGGGTGTCTGTTGGCTCCCGCAGAGCTGTATCGATGTCGGGGATGACGAGCTCTTTGTTTTCGCAGAAGCCGTGCATACCCTGCCCGATCATGCGGAGTCCCTTTTGGATTGCCTCCTCAAAGGTGCGACCGATAGCCATCACCTCGCCGACAGACTTCATGCTACTGCCGAGCTGACGAGACACACCATGGAACTTACCGAGATCCCAGCGTGGTATCTTGCAGACGCAGTAGTCTAGTGCAGGCTCGAAGAAGGCTGGCGTGGAGCCTGTCACCGCATTTTGCACCTCAAAGAGTCCATAGCCTAGTCCTAGCTTGGCAGCAACGTGTGCGAGGGGATAGCCGGTAGCTTTGCTGGCTAGTGCCGAGGAGCGAGAGAGACGCGCATTGACCTCGATGACGCGGTAGTCCTCACTGTAGGGGTCGAGGGCGTACTGCACATTGCACTCGCCTACGACACCGAGGTGACGGATGATCTTGATAGCGATCGTGCGGAGCTTGTGATACTCATCGTTGGAGAGGGTCTGTGAGGGCGCGATGACGATACTCTCGCCGGTGTGGATGCCGAGCGGATCAAAGTTCTCCATATTACAGACGGTGATGCAGTTGTCATAAGCATCTCGCACCACCTCGTACTCGATCTCTTTCCAGCCGCGCAAGCTCTTCTCGATCAGTAGCTGTGGGGAAAAGGCGAAAGCTTTCTCAGCAAGGACTCTAAGCTCCTCATCATTGTCACAGAAGCCACTACCCAATCCTCCCAAGGCGTAGGCAGCTCGTACGATGACGGGGTAGCCTAGTTGGTTGGCAGCGACGAGAGCGTCCGCCATCGTAGTGACGGCGTGGCTCTGGATCGTCTTGACCTCTATCTCGTCAAGCTTCTCGACAAAGAGCTCGCGGTCTTCGGTCGCCATAATGGTCTCGACGGGTGTGCCGAGTACATCGATGCCGTAACGCTTTAGGACGCCCGACTGAAAGAGCTGGACACCACAATTGAGCGCTGTCTGCCCACCGAAGGCTAGCATGATGCCGTCGGGACGCTCACGCTCTATGACACGCTCTACGAAGTAAGGCGTGACGGGTAAGAAATAGACCGCATCAGCAACGCCTTCGCTGGTCTGTACCGTAGCGATATTGGGGTTGATGAGAACGGTCTTGATACCCTCCGCTTTGACAGCTTTGAGAGCTTGTGAGCCTGAATAGTCAAATTCGCCAGCCTCTCCGATCTTGAGTGCGCCAGATCCGAGTAGGAGTATCTTATTGTATTGCTTACGCTGAGTCATGGTTTGGTCGAGCTTGATGGGTTATTTCGACAATTGTGGGTAGTTCAAGACGGTGTCCTGAAAGTCTGAGAAGAAGTTGAGCGCATCTAGTGGACCGCCCTTTGCCTCTGGGTGGAACTGTACCGAGCGAAATGGCAGGTCGGTGTGCATT is part of the Porphyromonas asaccharolytica DSM 20707 genome and harbors:
- the carB gene encoding carbamoyl-phosphate synthase (glutamine-hydrolyzing) large subunit; this encodes MTQRKQYNKILLLGSGALKIGEAGEFDYSGSQALKAVKAEGIKTVLINPNIATVQTSEGVADAVYFLPVTPYFVERVIERERPDGIMLAFGGQTALNCGVQLFQSGVLKRYGIDVLGTPVETIMATEDRELFVEKLDEIEVKTIQSHAVTTMADALVAANQLGYPVIVRAAYALGGLGSGFCDNDEELRVLAEKAFAFSPQLLIEKSLRGWKEIEYEVVRDAYDNCITVCNMENFDPLGIHTGESIVIAPSQTLSNDEYHKLRTIAIKIIRHLGVVGECNVQYALDPYSEDYRVIEVNARLSRSSALASKATGYPLAHVAAKLGLGYGLFEVQNAVTGSTPAFFEPALDYCVCKIPRWDLGKFHGVSRQLGSSMKSVGEVMAIGRTFEEAIQKGLRMIGQGMHGFCENKELVIPDIDTALREPTDTRIFVISKAFRQGYSVEQIHELTKIDRWFLYRLKGILETSETLGTCDSIESLPAELLRQAKEQGFTDFQIARAVTKEYKKPLHKEADQVRQHRKSLGILPYVKQIDTLAAEVPAESNYLYLTYHGEEHDIATEQDGKSVIVLGSGAYRIGSSVEFDWCGVNALHTIRKAGLRSIMINYNPETVSTDFDMSDRLYFDELTFERVMDIIDLEAPKGVILATGGQIPNNLALRLAANGVTILGTQAEDIDHAEDRHKFSAMLDELGIDQPEWSELTTIEDIDRFVDRVGYPVLVRPSYVLSGAAMNVCSNQEELLRFLQLAANVSQDHPVVVSQFVEHAKEIEMDAVADHGEIVAYAISEHIEFAGVHSGDATIQFPAQKLYVETVRRIKRISRQIAEALHISGPFNIQFLARGNEIKVIECNLRASRSFPFVSKVLRLNFIDLATKIMLGLPYEHPTKDAFSLDYVGIKASQFSFSRLQKADPVLGVDMVSTGEVGCIGEDTEEAILKAMLSVGHHIPERGVLLSTGGAKQKADLLEASQLLHKKGYKLYATAGTQHFLEENGVPATLVHWPDSTEQPQALDLLHRHEVDLVVNINKNLSTGELTNGYKLRRAAIDLNIPLITNARLAATYIKAFCTLSLEELEIKSWQEY